A region of Candidatus Leptovillus gracilis DNA encodes the following proteins:
- a CDS encoding class I SAM-dependent RNA methyltransferase: MTNTLTLHPLSIANGGGGIARDANDRPVFIPFTIPGETVEARIIEEKAHFARAELLSVLTPSPDRVTPRCPHFGVCGGCHFQHMAYAAQLAAKQQIVIDQLQRIGGITAVSISSTLPHPSPWGYRAETELTPTADDTLGYWSPQQQQVIAITDCPIIHPDLLALWQDIDLELPGLRKLTLRIGDDEALLAALEVDDVEPPELETDFPVSVAIVLPDRTAATLVGDNYTLQSVGGRDFRVSPGCYFAPSPAMLAVTIETILRYAALTGRESVIDGYSGGGIFSAALSEQAGIVTAVEINPDAIADTVINLAHTDNVSLYEGWFEAVLPQIPKPDVLLVHPPARGLSKDAVNVIIQQRPSRLIYVSSDIATLSRDGKYLTQAGYRLTAVQPIDTAPQTYHLDTVSLWQYAH; encoded by the coding sequence GCGACGCCAACGACCGGCCCGTTTTTATCCCGTTCACCATCCCCGGCGAAACCGTAGAAGCGCGCATCATCGAAGAAAAAGCGCACTTTGCTCGCGCCGAACTCTTGTCTGTGCTGACGCCCTCGCCGGACCGGGTAACGCCACGCTGCCCCCATTTTGGCGTTTGCGGCGGCTGCCATTTTCAGCACATGGCCTATGCGGCGCAGTTGGCGGCGAAACAGCAAATTGTGATTGACCAGTTGCAGCGGATTGGGGGGATCACGGCCGTTTCCATCTCCTCCACCCTGCCACACCCCAGCCCGTGGGGCTACCGCGCCGAAACCGAGCTGACGCCTACCGCCGATGACACTCTTGGCTACTGGTCGCCACAGCAGCAGCAAGTCATCGCCATCACCGACTGCCCGATCATTCACCCCGACCTGCTGGCTTTGTGGCAAGATATAGACCTGGAACTGCCCGGCCTGCGTAAACTGACACTGCGCATCGGCGACGACGAGGCGTTGTTGGCCGCCCTGGAAGTTGATGACGTTGAACCGCCAGAATTGGAAACCGATTTTCCCGTGTCGGTGGCCATTGTCTTGCCGGATAGGACGGCCGCCACCCTGGTCGGCGACAATTACACCTTGCAATCGGTGGGCGGGCGTGATTTTCGTGTCTCCCCTGGCTGCTATTTTGCGCCCAGCCCGGCGATGCTGGCCGTAACCATCGAGACCATTTTGCGTTATGCTGCGCTAACCGGCCGTGAAAGCGTGATTGACGGTTACAGCGGCGGGGGCATTTTTAGCGCGGCTTTGTCTGAACAGGCTGGCATCGTGACGGCCGTTGAAATCAACCCCGACGCCATTGCCGATACCGTCATCAACCTGGCGCATACCGACAACGTCTCGCTGTACGAAGGCTGGTTTGAGGCTGTTCTGCCCCAGATACCCAAACCCGACGTGCTGCTGGTCCATCCACCAGCCCGAGGGTTGTCCAAGGATGCGGTCAACGTGATCATTCAGCAGCGGCCGTCTCGTCTCATTTATGTCAGCAGCGATATTGCCACCCTGTCCCGTGACGGCAAATATCTCACCCAAGCTGGTTATCGCTTAACGGCCGTGCAGCCCATAGACACCGCCCCCCAAACCTACCACCTGGACACCGTGTCGCTGTGGCAGTATGCCCATTAA
- a CDS encoding dipeptidase: protein MTHSSSSARQYSRANAEKFRQELHDLLRIPSISTDPAHAGDVRRAANWLADHMRGLGLDNVAVMETEGYPVAYGEWLGAGPDKPTVLVYGHYDVVPADMADGWETPPFEPVEKDGKIYARGATDDKGQLFIHVKALESYLKTAGHAPVNVKFLIEGEEEVASPNLVPFIKDHLDMLLADVCIISDTSMRSIEEPAILHSLRGMTYVEIEVQGPSDDLHSGLWGGAVHNPALALVEILGKLYNPDNTIAVPGFYDDVVPLTAEERAMIAKTDLSEEQYKQSTGVTAVWGDANYTIRERISARPTLDINGLWSGWAGPGPKTIVPAKAGAKISSRLVGNQDPHKIFAQIKSYIESIAPPTVQVEVRLVTTGKAALFPFDIPEMVAASRAYEKGWGATPLFTRGGGSIPVVAEIADLMGIPVVLMGYGLDDDGLHSPNERFSIEMFHRGVETAIVYLEELAQLD, encoded by the coding sequence ATGACTCATTCAAGCAGTTCTGCGCGCCAATACTCACGCGCCAACGCCGAAAAATTTCGGCAAGAGCTTCACGATCTGCTGCGCATCCCCAGCATTAGCACCGATCCGGCCCATGCCGGCGACGTACGCCGCGCCGCCAATTGGCTGGCCGACCACATGCGCGGCCTCGGCCTGGACAACGTCGCCGTAATGGAAACAGAAGGCTACCCCGTCGCCTATGGCGAATGGCTGGGAGCCGGACCAGACAAGCCCACAGTCCTTGTCTACGGCCATTACGATGTGGTCCCAGCCGATATGGCCGACGGTTGGGAAACGCCCCCCTTTGAACCAGTGGAAAAAGACGGCAAAATCTACGCCCGTGGCGCAACCGACGACAAAGGGCAGTTGTTTATCCATGTCAAAGCGCTGGAGTCTTACCTGAAAACGGCCGGACACGCCCCGGTTAACGTCAAATTTCTTATCGAAGGTGAAGAAGAAGTCGCCTCGCCCAACCTGGTCCCCTTCATCAAAGATCATCTGGACATGCTGCTGGCCGATGTGTGCATCATCAGCGATACTTCGATGCGCTCAATCGAAGAACCGGCCATTTTGCACAGTCTGCGCGGCATGACCTACGTCGAAATCGAAGTCCAGGGGCCATCGGATGATTTGCACAGCGGCTTGTGGGGCGGCGCGGTCCACAACCCGGCCCTGGCGCTGGTGGAAATTTTGGGCAAACTCTACAACCCAGACAACACTATCGCCGTACCTGGCTTTTACGATGACGTGGTCCCGCTGACGGCCGAAGAACGGGCGATGATCGCCAAGACCGACCTGAGCGAAGAACAATATAAGCAGTCTACCGGGGTAACGGCCGTCTGGGGCGACGCCAACTACACCATCCGCGAACGCATCTCCGCCCGCCCCACGCTGGACATCAACGGCCTATGGAGCGGTTGGGCCGGCCCAGGCCCCAAAACCATCGTCCCCGCCAAAGCGGGGGCCAAGATCAGCTCTCGATTGGTCGGCAACCAGGACCCGCACAAAATCTTTGCGCAAATCAAAAGCTACATCGAGTCCATCGCCCCGCCCACCGTCCAGGTAGAAGTCAGACTAGTCACCACCGGTAAGGCGGCGCTGTTCCCCTTCGACATCCCAGAAATGGTGGCGGCTTCCCGCGCCTATGAAAAAGGGTGGGGGGCCACGCCCCTGTTCACCCGCGGCGGTGGCAGTATCCCCGTCGTCGCCGAAATTGCCGACCTGATGGGAATCCCGGTGGTGCTGATGGGCTATGGCCTGGACGACGACGGCCTGCACTCGCCCAACGAGCGCTTTAGCATCGAAATGTTCCATCGCGGCGTTGAGACGGCCATTGTGTATTTGGAAGAATTGGCGCAGTTAGATTAA
- a CDS encoding META domain-containing protein translates to MKITARIILLSIALFLLAACQRATEPEASINLAGTNWVLSSLNGNLPLADTAVTLQFGADGAVSGSDGCNRFSTTFTQDSANLTINQPSASTMMLCPEPAMTQAAAYMAALAATTNFTAVGSQLSLLNGEQVLATFVAGTPSTDNTEAAPEASSDLAGTSWTLSSLNGAPAITDTAVTLQFGADGTLSGTDGCNQFSTTYTQDGGNLTINQAGASTLMACPEPIMAQATAFSAALAATTSFTMTDADLSLQAGDQVLAMFVVNSSDLADTAWEVVSYNNGREAVVSLILGTEISANFGLEGDLTGSAGCNQYFTSFAAADGRIEIGPAGSSRRFCPEPPGIMDQEQEFLAALESAATYSIQGNLLEMRSAADQTAVVMTRKQIVELPDPAPATASGRVTSPQGLNIRSGPGVNFPVVGFARYNDEGEIVGRSADGRWWAASVPSAPGGVGWISADFVIVNNTDNVPVIEVAPPVIIVPTAAATPTPPPPPTATPIPEISFGADRTNIAQGECTTLRWTVQNIQAVWVYPLGERFENFPRTGQGSEQVCPTITTTYEMRVLQRDGTIIFRQVTVNVTGSVTPNPLTGTRWEVVNFNNGRGGLVSLIANSRITLEFGADGRLTGSSGCNTYFTNYQVNGVNLTIGQPSSSQLLCAEPAGVMEQEVDFLNSALPSVTTFLIDGSRLELRSAGNQTAVLANRLP, encoded by the coding sequence ATGAAAATCACCGCAAGAATCATTTTACTTTCCATTGCTTTGTTTCTGTTGGCCGCCTGTCAGCGGGCCACAGAGCCAGAGGCGAGCATCAATCTGGCCGGTACCAATTGGGTGCTCAGTTCACTAAATGGCAATTTGCCGCTGGCGGACACGGCCGTTACCCTGCAATTTGGCGCCGACGGTGCTGTGTCCGGTTCAGATGGCTGCAACCGTTTCAGCACCACCTTCACCCAAGACAGCGCCAACCTCACCATCAATCAACCGTCGGCGTCCACCATGATGCTTTGCCCTGAACCGGCAATGACCCAGGCGGCGGCGTATATGGCCGCGCTGGCCGCGACCACCAACTTCACGGCCGTTGGCAGCCAACTGAGTTTGCTCAACGGCGAACAGGTCCTGGCGACCTTTGTCGCGGGCACGCCATCTACAGACAACACCGAGGCCGCGCCGGAAGCCAGCAGCGACCTGGCCGGTACGAGTTGGACCCTCAGTTCGCTCAACGGCGCTCCGGCAATCACCGACACGGCCGTTACCCTCCAATTCGGCGCCGACGGCACATTGTCTGGCACAGACGGCTGCAACCAGTTCTCCACCACCTACACCCAGGATGGCGGCAATCTCACCATCAATCAGGCGGGGGCGTCCACCCTGATGGCCTGCCCGGAACCGATCATGGCTCAGGCGACAGCGTTCAGCGCTGCGCTGGCGGCCACGACCAGCTTCACCATGACCGACGCCGACCTGTCGCTGCAAGCCGGTGATCAGGTCTTGGCGATGTTTGTCGTTAACTCAAGCGATCTGGCCGATACTGCCTGGGAAGTAGTCTCTTACAATAACGGCCGTGAAGCCGTCGTCAGCCTGATTCTGGGCACGGAAATCTCTGCCAATTTTGGTCTAGAAGGCGACCTGACCGGCAGCGCTGGCTGCAACCAATACTTCACCAGCTTTGCCGCCGCCGATGGGCGCATTGAAATCGGCCCGGCCGGTTCATCGCGCCGCTTCTGCCCGGAACCACCCGGCATCATGGACCAGGAGCAAGAATTCCTGGCCGCTCTGGAGAGCGCCGCGACCTACAGCATTCAAGGCAACCTGCTGGAAATGCGCTCGGCAGCCGACCAGACGGCCGTTGTCATGACCCGTAAACAAATCGTGGAACTGCCCGACCCGGCCCCGGCTACCGCCAGCGGGCGCGTCACCTCGCCACAGGGTCTCAACATCCGTTCTGGCCCCGGCGTCAACTTCCCGGTCGTCGGCTTTGCGCGTTACAACGACGAGGGTGAGATTGTTGGCCGCAGCGCCGACGGCCGTTGGTGGGCTGCTTCTGTGCCCTCCGCGCCGGGCGGCGTCGGCTGGATATCGGCCGACTTTGTCATCGTCAACAACACAGACAACGTCCCCGTGATCGAGGTTGCGCCACCGGTCATCATTGTGCCCACGGCCGCGGCAACGCCCACCCCACCGCCGCCGCCAACCGCCACGCCCATCCCCGAAATCTCGTTTGGGGCCGACCGCACCAACATTGCCCAGGGCGAATGCACCACCCTCCGCTGGACTGTACAAAATATACAGGCCGTTTGGGTCTACCCGCTGGGCGAGCGGTTTGAAAACTTCCCGCGTACCGGCCAGGGCAGCGAACAAGTTTGCCCAACCATCACCACAACTTACGAGATGCGTGTCTTGCAGCGCGATGGGACTATCATCTTCCGCCAGGTAACTGTCAATGTCACCGGCTCGGTAACACCCAACCCACTAACTGGAACCCGTTGGGAAGTGGTCAATTTCAATAACGGCCGTGGTGGTCTGGTCTCCTTAATCGCCAACTCGCGCATCACATTAGAATTTGGCGCCGACGGCCGTCTGACTGGCAGCAGCGGTTGCAACACCTATTTTACAAACTATCAGGTAAACGGCGTCAACCTGACCATCGGCCAACCCAGCTCCTCCCAGTTGTTATGCGCCGAACCGGCCGGCGTGATGGAACAAGAAGTAGACTTCCTGAACAGCGCCCTGCCTTCTGTGACAACTTTCCTCATTGATGGCAGCAGACTGGAACTGCGCTCGGCCGGCAATCAAACGGCCGTGCTCGCCAACCGGTTACCCTAA
- a CDS encoding DUF1269 domain-containing protein, which translates to MNDVPVQVIVAAFNDPEQAGHLMADIKLGKVLGLVGIIDAAVVVKDAEGKLKITDSKRRSTKGFITGGVIGGVLGLLAGPVGWTALGTGAVGALMGKMRGAPLKAEMQDIGSALTPNSSAIVAIIEHTWVAALEEAMAAEGARIVQDALKADIAEQLNAGGSVLYTAGAGGVARLAETPEGAQISGLLVDDEGVFIGDAQFTFEESGEEQADEQE; encoded by the coding sequence ATGAATGACGTTCCCGTACAAGTAATCGTCGCCGCGTTTAACGACCCAGAACAGGCCGGCCACCTGATGGCCGACATCAAATTGGGCAAGGTATTGGGGTTGGTCGGCATTATTGATGCGGCCGTTGTCGTCAAAGACGCCGAAGGCAAACTCAAAATTACCGACTCCAAGCGGCGCAGCACCAAAGGCTTCATCACCGGCGGCGTGATCGGCGGCGTTTTGGGCCTGTTGGCCGGGCCAGTGGGCTGGACAGCCCTGGGAACCGGGGCCGTTGGCGCCCTCATGGGCAAGATGCGCGGCGCGCCCTTAAAAGCAGAGATGCAAGACATCGGCTCCGCCCTCACGCCAAACAGTTCAGCCATCGTCGCTATCATCGAACACACCTGGGTCGCGGCCCTGGAAGAAGCCATGGCCGCCGAAGGCGCGCGCATCGTTCAAGACGCGCTGAAGGCGGACATTGCCGAGCAGTTGAACGCTGGCGGCAGCGTGCTGTACACTGCCGGGGCCGGCGGTGTCGCCCGTCTGGCCGAAACACCCGAGGGCGCGCAAATTAGCGGCCTGCTGGTTGATGACGAGGGCGTTTTCATTGGCGACGCGCAGTTCACGTTTGAGGAATCGGGCGAGGAACAGGCGGACGAACAAGAGTAA
- a CDS encoding AbgT family transporter produces MSKENAAADAKPGLAQKLLDGIEKVGNKVPHPVLMFLYLIIIVMVLSHVLYLLNVSVTEEIAVPVLAQPEDVYYLDSTEPSLPTPADEYGAEFEIKQQTIAIRSLLSVDGIRFIFTSFVSNFASFSVVAVILVAMVGVGVAEEAGLMGALIRKIVKVTPRQLLTFILILVGVLSSVATDAGYLILIPLGAIAFLSVGRHPLAGIAAAFGGVSAIFAVNILIAPVDAMLTEITNEAILLAGGQPITIVANFYFGAVSTILLSIAVALVTTRIVEPRLGVYQATDTTPIEEVQDEATAAAEAHGLRYALYAFLAILAVVLLLTLPSWGPLRDPVDGAVIGNTPFMTSLIFIITLMFLFAGIGYGLGAKTITSSADVIKGVTKTYASLSGLIFMLLMISQFIAFFNFSNMPQVVAIWMADALEQANIGALPLLIGFILVIMLLNFIIPNVIPKWAIFAPIFIPVFLRLGIAPQTVLAAYRLGDSPTNVITPLMVYLPFVLTIVQRYQKDAGIGTVIALMLPYTLVISIVWILLFVVWFVLGIPLGPGYPVSF; encoded by the coding sequence ATGAGCAAAGAGAATGCAGCCGCAGACGCCAAGCCAGGCCTGGCCCAGAAATTGTTGGACGGCATCGAAAAGGTGGGCAACAAAGTCCCCCACCCGGTACTGATGTTTTTATATCTGATCATCATCGTGATGGTCTTGTCCCACGTCCTTTATCTGCTAAACGTCAGCGTCACCGAAGAAATCGCTGTGCCGGTTTTGGCGCAGCCCGAAGACGTATATTATCTGGACTCCACCGAACCAAGCCTGCCAACACCGGCCGACGAATACGGCGCTGAATTCGAGATCAAACAGCAAACCATTGCGATACGCAGCCTCTTGTCAGTTGATGGGATCCGCTTCATTTTCACCTCCTTCGTGTCTAACTTTGCCAGTTTTAGCGTTGTCGCCGTCATTTTAGTGGCGATGGTCGGCGTGGGCGTGGCCGAAGAAGCCGGGTTAATGGGCGCGTTGATCCGCAAAATAGTCAAGGTGACGCCGCGCCAGCTGCTCACTTTCATCCTAATCCTTGTCGGCGTCTTGTCCAGTGTCGCCACCGACGCCGGTTATCTCATTCTTATCCCCCTGGGCGCTATCGCTTTTCTCAGCGTCGGCCGCCACCCGCTGGCCGGTATAGCCGCCGCGTTTGGTGGGGTTAGCGCCATCTTTGCCGTCAATATTCTCATCGCGCCGGTTGACGCGATGCTGACGGAGATCACCAACGAAGCCATTCTCCTGGCCGGTGGTCAACCAATCACGATTGTGGCTAACTTCTATTTCGGGGCCGTCTCCACAATCCTGCTGAGCATTGCCGTCGCTCTGGTGACTACCCGGATTGTTGAGCCACGTCTGGGTGTTTATCAGGCGACAGATACAACGCCGATTGAAGAAGTGCAAGATGAGGCCACCGCAGCCGCCGAAGCGCATGGCTTACGCTACGCGCTGTATGCTTTTTTAGCCATCCTCGCCGTCGTCCTGCTGCTGACGCTGCCCTCATGGGGGCCACTGCGCGACCCGGTTGACGGCGCGGTTATCGGCAATACGCCCTTTATGACCAGCCTGATCTTCATCATTACGCTGATGTTTCTTTTCGCCGGCATTGGTTACGGCCTGGGGGCCAAAACGATCACCAGCAGCGCCGATGTGATCAAAGGGGTCACCAAGACCTATGCCAGCCTATCTGGTCTTATTTTCATGCTGTTGATGATCAGCCAGTTCATCGCCTTTTTTAATTTCAGTAATATGCCCCAGGTTGTCGCCATCTGGATGGCCGACGCCCTGGAACAAGCCAATATTGGCGCGCTGCCGCTGCTCATCGGCTTTATTCTGGTGATCATGCTCCTCAACTTCATCATCCCTAACGTGATACCCAAATGGGCCATCTTCGCGCCTATTTTTATCCCGGTCTTCTTGCGGCTAGGAATTGCACCGCAAACGGTATTGGCCGCTTACCGTCTGGGCGATTCGCCGACCAACGTCATCACGCCGTTGATGGTCTATTTGCCCTTTGTCCTGACCATCGTGCAGCGGTATCAAAAAGATGCGGGTATCGGCACGGTCATCGCTTTGATGCTGCCCTACACATTGGTTATCTCCATTGTCTGGATTCTCCTTTTCGTGGTATGGTTTGTGTTGGGGATTCCGCTGGGACCTGGCTATCCGGTAAGTTTCTAA
- a CDS encoding MFS transporter, producing the protein MTQKSTTTANDNIGQYTSWLPLVVILLAQIQMAFNVNALPVSIGPIVEELETSATSVGTALVFYSLFVAAFVLVGAKLGKIFGDRLVFQVTALAHGAAMAIMALSPNAATMNLAQALAGLAAAALVPTLVVLIAANYRDKQQAQALGILAGTPAISGALAFFIAGLLGTLLSWRFSFGLLSVLSIIVFIFSFRLKPIPRQSGVKIDAVGAVLAALAIMLISLGFNNLNTWGIIMAKTAAPFALLGLSPAPFMVIVGVVLGQGFFAWSHQRVVKEQTPLLALEVLESPEERSNIMALLVIGALGPAVNFLIPLYIQIVQNRTSLQTAVTVIPYTLAIAGSAMLIVRLFDRLTPRQIATMGFVIVATGLTMLAYTIRNEWNTPIVILSLIMVGIGEGSLLTLLFNVMVSASPKELAGDVGALRGVANNLSTALGTAFAGVVAVGLLSAMIMSSLAQSNIPTSLKVQVDLDNVNFVTNDQLETVLGETSAAPEQVAEAVRINEEARLRALKASFLILAGISLLALVPARGLPHYAPGEVPSGEAAGRKRRGKKR; encoded by the coding sequence ATGACACAAAAATCTACCACAACCGCCAACGACAATATAGGACAATACACTTCCTGGCTGCCGTTGGTGGTTATCCTTCTGGCGCAAATTCAGATGGCTTTCAATGTGAACGCCTTGCCGGTGTCTATTGGTCCCATTGTGGAAGAGTTGGAGACGTCGGCCACAAGTGTGGGCACAGCGCTGGTTTTTTACTCGCTGTTTGTGGCCGCTTTTGTGCTGGTGGGCGCGAAGTTGGGCAAGATATTTGGCGACCGGCTGGTTTTCCAGGTGACGGCGCTGGCGCATGGCGCGGCCATGGCTATCATGGCCCTCAGTCCCAATGCGGCGACGATGAATCTGGCACAGGCGCTGGCCGGGTTGGCGGCAGCGGCCCTGGTTCCCACACTGGTGGTGTTGATTGCCGCCAACTATAGAGACAAACAGCAGGCGCAGGCGTTGGGTATTCTGGCGGGCACGCCGGCTATCTCTGGCGCGTTGGCTTTTTTCATTGCCGGTTTGTTGGGCACGCTCTTAAGTTGGCGTTTCTCATTTGGCCTCTTAAGCGTCCTCTCGATCATTGTGTTTATCTTTAGCTTCCGGTTGAAGCCCATTCCCCGGCAGTCTGGGGTGAAGATTGATGCGGTTGGCGCCGTTTTGGCGGCTTTGGCGATTATGTTGATTTCGTTGGGGTTCAACAACTTGAACACCTGGGGGATCATCATGGCGAAAACGGCCGCGCCCTTTGCCCTCTTGGGGCTGTCGCCGGCGCCGTTTATGGTAATTGTGGGTGTGGTACTCGGCCAGGGCTTTTTTGCCTGGTCGCACCAGCGTGTGGTCAAAGAACAGACGCCCCTGCTGGCGTTGGAAGTGTTGGAATCGCCGGAGGAACGGTCTAACATCATGGCCTTGTTGGTCATTGGGGCGTTGGGGCCGGCGGTTAACTTTTTGATTCCCTTGTACATTCAGATTGTGCAGAACCGGACGTCGCTGCAAACGGCCGTTACCGTCATCCCCTACACCCTGGCCATTGCCGGCTCGGCCATGCTCATCGTGCGTCTGTTCGACCGCCTGACGCCGCGCCAGATCGCCACCATGGGCTTTGTCATTGTCGCCACGGGTTTGACAATGTTGGCGTATACCATCCGCAATGAATGGAACACGCCCATCGTCATCCTCAGTCTGATTATGGTCGGCATTGGCGAAGGTTCCCTGCTGACCTTGTTGTTCAACGTCATGGTGTCGGCTTCGCCCAAAGAGTTGGCCGGCGACGTTGGCGCGCTGCGCGGCGTTGCCAATAACCTGTCTACGGCGTTGGGTACTGCCTTCGCCGGCGTGGTCGCCGTCGGACTGCTGAGCGCCATGATCATGAGCAGTCTGGCCCAATCGAACATTCCGACTTCCCTGAAGGTGCAGGTGGACCTGGACAACGTCAACTTTGTCACCAACGACCAGTTGGAAACGGTGCTGGGAGAAACCAGCGCCGCGCCGGAGCAGGTGGCCGAGGCGGTGCGCATCAATGAAGAGGCACGGTTACGGGCGCTAAAGGCTTCTTTCCTGATCCTGGCTGGTATTTCGCTGCTGGCTTTGGTTCCGGCGCGCGGGCTGCCCCATTACGCCCCTGGTGAAGTGCCCAGCGGCGAGGCAGCCGGGCGGAAACGGCGGGGGAAGAAGAGGTAA
- a CDS encoding DUF1269 domain-containing protein: MSDLIVLSFDNEASAFQMRDKLLDMQKQQIISLADAAIVIRDKNGKPKVKQLHSLVGAGALGGAFWGMLIGLLFFAPWLGMAAGALGGALSGKFADVGVDDNFIKEVGAAIEPGHAALFLLVLKVTADKVLPELSSFNAKVLQTSLSDEAEARLREAFGADEIEG; encoded by the coding sequence ATGAGTGATTTAATCGTCTTATCGTTTGACAACGAAGCCAGTGCCTTTCAGATGCGCGACAAACTGCTGGATATGCAAAAACAGCAGATCATCAGTCTGGCCGACGCCGCCATCGTCATCCGTGACAAAAACGGCAAACCCAAAGTGAAGCAGCTTCACAGCCTGGTGGGCGCCGGCGCGTTGGGTGGCGCATTCTGGGGCATGTTGATTGGGCTGCTCTTCTTTGCGCCCTGGCTGGGCATGGCCGCCGGCGCTTTGGGCGGCGCATTAAGCGGCAAATTCGCCGACGTTGGCGTAGACGACAACTTTATCAAAGAAGTTGGCGCGGCCATCGAACCAGGACATGCCGCTTTGTTTCTGCTGGTGTTAAAAGTCACCGCCGACAAGGTGCTGCCCGAACTCAGCTCTTTCAACGCCAAAGTGCTGCAAACCTCCCTCTCCGACGAGGCTGAAGCCAGACTGCGCGAAGCCTTTGGCGCAGATGAGATCGAAGGGTAG
- a CDS encoding SHOCT domain-containing protein, whose amino-acid sequence MIMRRRGSSLGRSAGIGRGTRRTVRRAQRRRIRMRRRRILLAGSMVAIAVGATGSAIKMSQQDAQRIEQHTGKKPEDLTEDQLEQALNDLEIDTEELTDAEVAAIESADAEPPTAAAAPTAPAPMAAAPAAAPDYITELKRLAELRDMGIITADDFEAKKKQLLGL is encoded by the coding sequence ATGATCATGAGACGACGAGGAAGCAGCCTGGGTCGCAGTGCGGGAATCGGCCGCGGAACCCGACGCACTGTTCGGCGCGCCCAGCGGCGGCGTATTCGGATGCGGCGCAGACGTATCTTGCTGGCCGGGAGCATGGTGGCTATTGCCGTCGGTGCGACCGGTTCGGCGATTAAGATGAGCCAACAAGACGCCCAACGCATCGAACAACACACGGGTAAAAAGCCGGAAGACCTGACCGAAGATCAGTTGGAACAAGCGCTTAACGATCTGGAAATTGACACCGAAGAGTTGACCGATGCCGAGGTGGCGGCCATCGAATCGGCCGATGCTGAACCGCCAACCGCCGCCGCCGCGCCAACGGCTCCCGCTCCGATGGCCGCAGCGCCCGCAGCGGCCCCAGACTATATCACCGAGTTGAAGCGATTGGCTGAACTGCGCGATATGGGCATCATCACCGCCGACGACTTCGAGGCCAAGAAAAAGCAGTTGTTAGGGCTTTAG